A single Haloglycomyces albus DSM 45210 DNA region contains:
- a CDS encoding hemolysin family protein, with protein sequence MTASWILLSLVVFLIAANALFVAAEFSLVAVDRPTIANLADDGDRRAKSVRSALRTLSTQLSGAQLGITITSLVVGSIAEPSIATLLRGGLEPFALPDGAALAVSMTAAFLIATTAQMVFGELVPKNWAIAEPVKVGRSVAGAQRGFSWVSKPLIAFLNGAANTIVRRLGIEPQEELASARSAQELAALATRSADQGMLESDVAQRVAHSIALGERTAADAMTPRPRVHFVDDVDTAADVLDLAARTGYSRFPLVGETVDDILGVVHFKHALTVPRSERGSTPVGEIAVPVRSLPAVMRLDSVLERLREGIALAVVVDEYGGTDGIVTLEDIIEEIVGGIADEQDRPESRARRLEGDRWSLPGMIRPDEAGEAVSMRLPEGTESDTLSGLLTERLERFPEPGDAITVEASDLAHVDESGLPLPIIVRMTVESVDGHRAEQVILERVEPVEDVDV encoded by the coding sequence ATGACTGCTTCGTGGATTCTTCTCTCCCTGGTCGTCTTCCTGATCGCTGCGAACGCCCTTTTTGTGGCTGCCGAATTCTCCTTGGTGGCCGTCGATCGTCCGACGATCGCGAACCTGGCGGATGACGGCGACCGCAGGGCGAAATCCGTGCGTTCGGCGCTGAGAACGCTGTCTACACAACTTTCAGGTGCGCAGTTGGGCATTACGATCACCAGCCTGGTGGTGGGGTCCATCGCAGAACCGTCGATCGCGACACTCCTGCGCGGTGGCCTGGAACCGTTCGCGCTACCGGACGGCGCCGCCTTGGCGGTATCGATGACCGCCGCGTTTCTGATTGCCACCACCGCCCAAATGGTGTTCGGTGAGTTGGTTCCGAAGAACTGGGCCATTGCGGAACCGGTTAAGGTCGGCCGTTCCGTTGCCGGCGCACAGCGGGGGTTTAGCTGGGTGAGCAAGCCACTGATCGCATTCCTTAATGGTGCTGCCAACACCATTGTCCGACGATTGGGAATCGAGCCGCAGGAAGAGCTGGCTTCCGCTCGCTCTGCCCAGGAATTGGCCGCGTTGGCCACTCGATCGGCCGACCAAGGGATGCTCGAAAGCGATGTTGCTCAAAGGGTCGCGCATTCGATCGCACTCGGGGAGCGTACTGCCGCGGATGCCATGACTCCCCGACCGCGGGTTCATTTCGTAGACGATGTGGACACGGCCGCCGATGTTCTCGACCTGGCTGCCAGGACGGGCTATTCACGATTCCCGCTGGTGGGGGAGACGGTTGACGACATCCTCGGGGTTGTGCATTTCAAACATGCTCTGACCGTTCCGCGCAGTGAACGTGGTTCGACCCCGGTAGGCGAGATCGCCGTGCCGGTCAGGTCCCTACCCGCGGTGATGCGGTTGGACTCGGTGCTCGAGCGTTTGAGAGAGGGAATCGCATTGGCAGTCGTCGTCGACGAATACGGCGGTACGGACGGAATCGTCACACTTGAGGACATCATAGAGGAGATCGTGGGCGGTATCGCCGATGAGCAGGACCGTCCGGAGTCGCGCGCTCGTCGATTGGAGGGGGATCGTTGGTCCTTGCCGGGAATGATACGTCCAGACGAAGCCGGAGAGGCAGTGAGTATGCGCTTGCCGGAAGGGACGGAATCAGACACGCTCAGTGGCTTGCTAACGGAACGTCTTGAGCGTTTTCCTGAACCTGGTGACGCGATTACGGTGGAGGCCTCCGACCTCGCTCATGTGGACGAAAGTGGTCTGCCGCTTCCGATCATCGTTCGGATGACAGTGGAATCAGTGGACGGACATCGAGCCGAGCAAGTGATATTGGAACGTGTCGAACCGGTGGAGGATGTCGATGTCTGA
- a CDS encoding hemolysin family protein, whose translation MSELIAILLTVVLLAGNAFFVGSEFALLAVRRSQIELRATEGSRIAKLTLKAIERVSLMMAGAQLGITACSLGLGAIGEPAIAALIEQPMRAVGITGALLHGMAFTIAMSIVVFLHMVLGEMVPKNIAIAGPERSAMALGPILYGMVLILRPFIALLNGFSNLVLRLFRVEPKDEVASAFTAEEVSAFIAESHREGLLDEEERRLLSTAIELDSETLSSALVPLNHLVALPHRATPAQAEAEFLRTGFSRFPLADDNGVLNRYVHLKDLLGLTESVAEEPIPYSRTRPLSVLSVDTALDDALDRMQADGAHLALVEENGDTIGAAMLGSVVQRLAGTR comes from the coding sequence ATGTCTGAATTGATCGCGATATTGTTGACCGTTGTGCTGTTGGCGGGTAACGCGTTTTTCGTCGGTTCCGAGTTCGCGCTCTTGGCCGTCAGGCGTTCCCAGATCGAGTTGCGCGCAACCGAGGGATCTCGTATTGCCAAACTAACCCTCAAGGCCATCGAACGGGTGTCATTGATGATGGCGGGGGCACAACTTGGTATCACCGCCTGTTCGTTGGGGCTCGGAGCCATCGGTGAACCGGCCATTGCGGCGCTGATCGAACAGCCGATGAGGGCCGTTGGAATTACCGGCGCGCTCCTGCACGGTATGGCCTTCACAATTGCGATGAGCATAGTGGTGTTCCTTCACATGGTGTTGGGGGAAATGGTTCCTAAGAACATCGCAATTGCCGGACCGGAACGCTCGGCCATGGCGCTTGGGCCGATACTTTACGGCATGGTACTCATTCTGCGGCCGTTCATCGCCCTACTCAACGGGTTCTCGAACCTTGTTCTCCGGCTATTCCGCGTGGAGCCGAAGGACGAGGTCGCGTCTGCATTCACCGCGGAGGAGGTCTCTGCGTTCATCGCCGAGTCCCATCGTGAAGGTTTGTTGGATGAAGAAGAACGTCGACTTCTGTCCACCGCTATCGAACTCGACAGCGAAACCTTGTCCTCAGCGCTTGTACCGTTGAACCACCTTGTCGCACTACCGCATCGCGCCACGCCTGCTCAGGCGGAGGCAGAATTTCTGCGGACGGGATTCTCCCGCTTTCCCCTCGCCGACGACAACGGAGTCCTGAACCGGTACGTACACCTGAAAGACCTGCTTGGACTCACCGAATCGGTTGCAGAGGAGCCCATTCCGTACTCCCGAACACGACCGTTGTCTGTTCTATCGGTCGATACCGCACTCGACGATGCGCTTGATCGTATGCAGGCGGACGGTGCTCACCTTGCATTGGTGGAGGAAAACGGCGATACGATCGGTGCTGCCATGCTTGGCAGCGTAGTGCAACGTCTGGCGGGAACCCGATAG
- a CDS encoding ABC transporter ATP-binding protein, producing MTHHIPEGSKPTAFTATFRRFLGRVRRHRWPLIAMAVTVLGTVGASVAVPSILGRATDTLLNGLAEDSVDMGRIGLFVGMAAALGLAGWVFGVVSGRLVARVAQGVARSLRADADDKIARLPLSYFDSRTRGEVISRVTNDVDNLSSIFQIVTQRVLTGLTMIVAVPIVMFTISPLLTLLVLALLPVGLYGVVKIGKVSQPIFKRQWSLTGQINGQVEETYSGHDVVTSFGRHGKLTHDFNELNEDLYQTSTKAQFLSHLMGPIMQLVGSLQFIVVAVIGGFRIANGTISVGEIQAFLQYVTQLQNPVTMLTSLVGQIQSAIASAERVFDFLDEEEQEPDSVSVELDADIAGSVVFDGVSFRYKEDEPLIEDLNLKVEPGQTVAIVGPTGAGKTTLVNLFMRFYETREGCITIDGTKTTDIARKDLRSRVGMVLQDTWLFEGTIAENIAYGRPNATRAEVESAAREAHADHFIRTLPGGYDTVLTGEDGDLSAGERQLLTIARAVLVSPQILVLDEATSAVDTRTEMLVQQAMVKLRSGRTSFVIAHRLSTIRDADRIVVMEHGRVVEQGTHEDLVAADGAFARLYEAQFEAGR from the coding sequence ATGACACACCACATCCCAGAGGGAAGCAAGCCTACGGCCTTTACCGCCACATTCCGCCGATTCCTCGGCCGAGTCCGACGGCATCGGTGGCCGCTGATCGCCATGGCCGTCACCGTTCTCGGTACGGTCGGTGCTTCCGTCGCCGTACCAAGCATCCTCGGCCGGGCCACCGATACGCTCCTCAACGGGCTGGCGGAGGACTCCGTTGACATGGGCCGCATCGGCCTGTTCGTTGGTATGGCCGCCGCACTCGGTCTCGCGGGGTGGGTCTTCGGTGTCGTCAGCGGTCGCCTCGTCGCGCGTGTCGCCCAGGGCGTCGCGCGGTCACTGCGGGCCGACGCCGACGACAAGATCGCACGGTTGCCGTTGTCCTACTTCGACTCGCGTACGCGTGGCGAAGTGATCTCCCGAGTGACCAACGACGTCGACAACCTCTCGTCGATCTTCCAAATCGTCACACAACGCGTCCTTACCGGACTGACGATGATCGTCGCGGTACCGATCGTCATGTTCACCATCTCGCCATTGCTGACACTGCTCGTACTGGCGTTGTTGCCCGTCGGACTGTACGGGGTGGTGAAGATCGGTAAGGTCTCACAGCCGATTTTCAAACGGCAATGGTCGCTGACGGGACAGATCAACGGCCAGGTCGAGGAGACCTACAGTGGCCACGACGTGGTCACCTCGTTCGGGCGACACGGGAAACTCACCCATGATTTCAACGAGTTGAACGAGGACCTGTACCAAACCTCCACGAAAGCGCAGTTCCTCTCCCACTTGATGGGTCCGATCATGCAACTGGTCGGTTCGTTGCAATTCATAGTCGTCGCCGTCATCGGCGGCTTCCGCATTGCCAACGGAACCATCAGCGTGGGAGAGATCCAAGCTTTCCTGCAATACGTGACGCAGCTGCAGAACCCGGTCACCATGCTCACTTCCCTGGTGGGGCAGATACAGAGCGCGATCGCGAGTGCCGAGAGGGTCTTCGATTTTCTCGACGAGGAAGAGCAGGAACCCGACTCGGTGAGTGTGGAGCTTGACGCCGACATCGCCGGATCCGTCGTCTTCGATGGCGTCTCCTTCCGTTACAAGGAAGACGAACCGCTCATCGAGGACCTGAACCTGAAGGTCGAACCGGGCCAGACGGTTGCGATCGTCGGACCGACGGGCGCGGGGAAGACCACGCTGGTGAACCTGTTCATGCGCTTCTACGAGACCCGCGAAGGCTGTATCACCATCGACGGCACGAAGACGACCGATATCGCACGGAAGGACCTGCGCTCGCGCGTGGGTATGGTGCTGCAGGATACATGGTTGTTCGAGGGGACGATCGCGGAGAACATCGCTTACGGAAGGCCGAACGCGACTCGTGCGGAGGTCGAGTCGGCGGCACGAGAAGCGCATGCGGATCATTTCATTCGTACGCTCCCGGGCGGCTACGACACGGTTTTGACCGGCGAGGACGGAGATTTGAGTGCGGGTGAGCGCCAGCTGTTGACGATCGCGAGGGCGGTGTTGGTCAGCCCGCAGATCCTGGTGCTGGACGAGGCGACGAGCGCGGTCGATACCCGCACGGAAATGCTTGTGCAGCAGGCGATGGTGAAGCTGCGAAGCGGACGCACGAGCTTCGTTATCGCCCACCGTCTCTCCACGATCCGAGACGCCGACAGGATCGTCGTCATGGAGCACGGCCGCGTGGTCGAACAGGGCACCCATGAGGATCTGGTCGCGGCGGACGGCGCCTTCGCGAGACTCTATGAGGCCCAGTTCGAGGCAGGCAGGTAA